Proteins from a genomic interval of Candidatus Methanoperedens sp.:
- the lysA gene encoding diaminopimelate decarboxylase, whose amino-acid sequence MFTIKDHLEIRNNHLIIGGVDTTEIAEKYGTPLYVTNESRVIENFRSYRKAFPEADIYYAAKANGSLAILRILAREGAGADVFSYGELYMALLAGMPRENILFNGNSKTDFELQKACETGVKVSVDSRDELHTLSEIAESFGKTIEIAFRVNPDVSPKTHPKISTGLRTSKFGIPSDEVVDVYREASELPGVSPCGIHCHIGSQILDTAPFTEAAQKMMDLVEQVTALGIELKFVDMGSGLGIPYRKDETAPTPQDHAEAILPVFRERTRALGISPKLILEPGRYIVGDTTILLMRVNTVKRAAKNFVGVDAGFNLLVRPTMYDSYHHAVVTNKAASKPVETYTIAGPICETGDVFAKDRGLPMVEKGDIIALLDAGAYGFSMSSQYNGRPRCAEILVKDGKSDIIRSAEDVGDLIGRQKLPGRLM is encoded by the coding sequence ATGTTCACGATAAAAGATCATCTTGAAATCCGGAATAATCACCTCATAATCGGCGGCGTGGATACCACAGAGATTGCAGAAAAATACGGGACTCCCTTATATGTCACAAACGAATCCCGCGTGATCGAGAATTTCCGCTCTTACAGGAAAGCGTTCCCAGAAGCAGATATCTACTATGCCGCAAAAGCCAACGGCAGTTTGGCGATCCTGAGGATTCTCGCAAGGGAGGGAGCGGGTGCAGATGTCTTCAGCTATGGGGAGCTGTATATGGCTCTCCTTGCTGGGATGCCTCGGGAAAATATCCTGTTCAATGGCAATTCAAAAACGGATTTTGAGCTTCAAAAAGCCTGCGAGACAGGAGTGAAAGTCTCTGTCGATTCGCGTGATGAACTGCATACCTTATCTGAGATAGCGGAAAGCTTTGGGAAAACCATTGAAATAGCATTTCGTGTGAACCCGGATGTCTCCCCTAAGACCCATCCCAAGATCTCAACCGGGCTTCGCACTTCCAAATTCGGCATACCTTCCGATGAAGTGGTGGATGTTTACCGCGAAGCCTCGGAACTTCCCGGGGTCTCGCCCTGCGGCATACACTGCCATATAGGCTCACAGATACTGGATACAGCCCCTTTTACCGAGGCTGCACAGAAAATGATGGACCTTGTTGAACAGGTGACCGCTCTGGGGATCGAACTCAAATTTGTAGATATGGGTTCGGGTCTGGGTATCCCTTACAGGAAGGATGAAACTGCTCCCACCCCGCAAGACCATGCAGAAGCTATCCTCCCTGTGTTCAGGGAAAGAACCAGAGCACTTGGCATATCACCAAAACTTATTCTTGAGCCGGGGCGTTACATCGTGGGCGATACCACCATTCTTCTCATGCGTGTCAACACGGTGAAAAGAGCCGCTAAGAATTTTGTTGGCGTGGATGCGGGTTTTAATCTCCTCGTTCGCCCGACGATGTACGACTCCTACCACCATGCAGTCGTGACAAACAAAGCCGCCTCGAAGCCTGTGGAAACATACACCATCGCAGGCCCCATATGTGAGACAGGTGACGTATTCGCAAAGGACAGGGGGCTTCCAATGGTGGAAAAAGGGGATATCATAGCACTGCTGGATGCCGGAGCATATGGGTTCAGCATGAGCAGCCAGTATAATGGAAGGCCAAGATGTGCGGAAATACTTGTAAAGGACGGAAAATCTGACATAATAAGGAGCGCCGAGGATGTGGGCGACCTGATAGGCAGGCAGAAGCTTCCCGGAAGGTTGATGTAA
- a CDS encoding rubrerythrin family protein: MTTQDNLKEAFAGESQANRKYLGFAEKADQEGYRQVAKLFRAAAAAETVHALNHLRVMGAVGKTANNLKDAIAGETAEFREMYPKFIETAKKEKASDAAILSFDVANKVEKIHAGLYKNALDNLGRNEDVDYYVCSICGNTVEKGAPDRCPICNAPKEMFRKVD; this comes from the coding sequence ATGACTACACAGGATAATTTGAAAGAGGCATTTGCCGGGGAATCGCAGGCGAACAGGAAATACCTTGGTTTTGCGGAAAAGGCAGACCAGGAGGGTTATCGCCAGGTCGCAAAGCTATTCCGTGCAGCCGCGGCCGCAGAGACCGTCCATGCTCTCAACCATCTGCGCGTAATGGGAGCTGTTGGCAAAACGGCAAATAACCTGAAGGATGCCATTGCGGGTGAGACTGCGGAGTTCAGGGAGATGTACCCTAAATTCATTGAGACTGCTAAAAAAGAGAAAGCATCTGACGCCGCTATCCTCAGCTTTGACGTGGCGAACAAGGTCGAAAAAATCCATGCCGGTCTTTATAAGAATGCCCTGGATAACCTCGGCAGGAACGAGGACGTGGATTACTATGTATGCTCAATCTGCGGCAACACCGTTGAAAAAGGCGCTCCTGACCGGTGCCCGATATGTAACGCTCCTAAAGAGATGTTCAGGAAAGTGGATTGA
- a CDS encoding flavodoxin domain-containing protein: protein MAKLAIIYGTGFGNTGIMAKAIEEGAKKAGIDVMIKKVDEASPADVQKADAVAIGLATYKGAGMPTVIKYVESLAKVPLKGKVGTAFGSYGWSGEGPIVITNMLKGYGMNVLEPPLRIKRIPEEEGIEECRKLGKQIADKIKK from the coding sequence ATGGCAAAACTCGCGATAATATACGGGACAGGGTTCGGCAATACCGGCATCATGGCAAAAGCCATTGAGGAAGGGGCAAAGAAGGCAGGTATTGATGTCATGATCAAGAAAGTGGACGAGGCTTCACCGGCAGACGTGCAGAAGGCAGATGCAGTAGCAATAGGTTTGGCCACCTACAAGGGTGCCGGGATGCCAACGGTCATCAAATACGTGGAAAGCCTGGCGAAAGTTCCGCTGAAAGGTAAGGTGGGAACCGCTTTCGGGTCATATGGATGGAGCGGTGAGGGACCGATAGTCATAACAAATATGCTCAAAGGTTATGGCATGAACGTGCTTGAGCCTCCGTTGAGGATAAAACGCATTCCTGAAGAAGAAGGCATAGAGGAGTGCAGGAAGCTGGGAAAACAGATTGCAGATAAGATAAAAAAATAA